In one Juglans regia cultivar Chandler chromosome 11, Walnut 2.0, whole genome shotgun sequence genomic region, the following are encoded:
- the LOC109007324 gene encoding pathogenesis-related protein PRB1-3-like produces the protein MSKYTINCVFLCVLGIAQLQALVSHAHHSAAAFIAFHNMARMEVGVGPLQWNTTLQAYAKKYARHQRSMGCKMIHSNGPYGENLFWGYGFGFMDAVAAVKAWVDEKAFYDYGTNDCLMGNQCLHYTQVVWKDTTQLGCARSFCSNGGVFITCNYYPPGNYLGERPY, from the coding sequence ATGTCAAAGTACACCATTAACTGCGTTTTCCTTTGTGTTCTGGGTATAGCCCAGCTGCAGGCTCTTGTTTCCCACGCCCACCACAGCGCCGCAGCCTTCATCGCCTTCCACAACATGGCGCGCATGGAAGTCGGGGTCGGTCCCTTGCAGTGGAACACAACCCTACAGGCATACGCTAAGAAGTACGCTCGGCATCAGAGATCCATGGGCTGCAAGATGATCCACTCCAATGGCCCTTACGGAGAGAACCTTTTCTGGGGCTACGGCTTCGGCTTCATGGATGCGGTGGCTGCCGTGAAAGCGTGGGTTGACGAGAAGGCATTTTACGATTACGGGACCAATGACTGCTTGATGGGAAACCAATGTCTGCATTACACGCAGGTGGTGTGGAAGGATACTACTCAGTTAGGCTGTGCTCGATCCTTTTGTTCTAATGGAGGAGTCTTCATCACCTGTAATTATTATCCTCCTGGGAATTATCTTGGAGAGAGGCCTTATTGA